Proteins encoded by one window of Streptacidiphilus sp. PB12-B1b:
- a CDS encoding iron-sulfur cluster assembly accessory protein translates to MTVQDETNVESGILLSDAAADKVRSLLAQEGRDDLALRVAVQPGGCSGLRYQLFFDERSLDGDVVKDFGGVNVVTDRMSAPYLGGATIDFVDTIEKQGFTIDNPNATGSCACGDSFS, encoded by the coding sequence ATGACCGTCCAGGACGAGACCAACGTCGAGAGCGGGATCCTCCTCAGCGATGCCGCAGCGGACAAGGTCCGCAGCCTGCTGGCGCAGGAGGGCCGGGACGACCTGGCGCTGCGCGTGGCCGTTCAGCCCGGCGGCTGCTCGGGCCTGCGCTACCAGCTGTTCTTCGACGAGCGCTCGCTCGACGGCGACGTCGTGAAGGACTTCGGCGGCGTCAACGTCGTCACCGACCGGATGAGCGCCCCCTACCTCGGCGGCGCCACCATCGACTTCGTCGACACCATCGAGAAGCAGGGCTTCACCATCGACAACCCCAACGCCACCGGCTCCTGCGCCTGCGGCGACTCCTTCAGCTGA
- a CDS encoding carbohydrate kinase family protein — protein MRIAVTGSIATDHLMSFPGRFAEQLVAEQLHTVSLSFLVDTLDVRRGGVGPNICFGMGLLGLSPVLIGSAGADFAEYRSWLDRHRVDTESVRISETQHTARFVCTTDADHNQIASFYTGAMSEARNIELQPVAERIGGLDLVLIGADDPAAMIRHTQECRERGYAFAADPSQQLARLEGEDIRTLVDGAAYLFSNEYERALIETKSGWSDEEILERVGVRITTLGAKGSRIDRKGEPPIFVTVPAEEAKADPTGVGDAFRAGFLAGVTWELGLERAAQIGSMLATLVIETVGTQEYELRRGHFLERFATAYGEAAAAEVSAHLA, from the coding sequence GTGCGTATTGCCGTCACCGGTTCGATCGCCACCGACCACCTCATGAGCTTTCCCGGCCGCTTCGCCGAGCAGTTGGTGGCCGAGCAGCTGCACACCGTGTCGCTGTCCTTCCTGGTCGACACGCTGGACGTGCGCCGCGGAGGCGTCGGCCCCAACATCTGTTTCGGCATGGGCCTGCTGGGCCTGTCGCCCGTCCTGATCGGCTCCGCCGGAGCGGACTTCGCCGAGTACCGCTCCTGGCTGGACCGCCACCGGGTGGACACCGAGTCGGTGCGGATCTCCGAGACCCAGCACACCGCCCGCTTCGTCTGCACCACCGACGCGGACCACAACCAGATCGCCTCCTTCTACACCGGGGCGATGAGCGAGGCCCGCAACATCGAGCTGCAGCCGGTTGCCGAGCGCATCGGCGGCCTGGACCTGGTGCTCATCGGCGCGGACGACCCGGCCGCGATGATCCGCCACACCCAGGAGTGCCGCGAGCGCGGCTACGCCTTCGCCGCCGACCCCTCGCAGCAGCTGGCCCGGCTGGAGGGCGAGGACATCCGCACCCTGGTCGACGGCGCCGCCTACCTCTTCTCCAACGAGTACGAGCGGGCCCTGATCGAGACCAAGTCCGGCTGGTCCGACGAGGAGATCCTGGAGCGCGTGGGCGTCCGGATCACCACCCTCGGCGCCAAGGGCTCCCGGATCGACCGCAAGGGCGAGCCGCCGATCTTCGTCACCGTCCCCGCCGAGGAGGCCAAGGCCGACCCGACCGGCGTCGGCGACGCCTTCCGCGCCGGCTTCCTGGCCGGCGTCACCTGGGAGCTGGGCCTGGAGCGCGCCGCCCAGATCGGCTCGATGCTGGCGACCCTGGTCATCGAGACCGTCGGCACCCAGGAGTACGAGCTGCGCCGCGGCCACTTCCTGGAGCGCTTCGCCACGGCCTACGGCGAGGCCGCCGCCGCGGAGGTCTCCGCGCACCTGGCCTGA
- a CDS encoding cysteine desulfurase/sulfurtransferase TusA family protein, translated as MPYFDAASTAPLHPLARQALLSALDEGWADPARLYRDARRARMMLDAARETVAAELGARPDEVVFTASGTQANQLGVLGALAGNHRKGLRLVHSAVEHSSVLHAAEQHQARGGNVAAVPVDRLGRVDPERFAQELLPGTALACLQAANHEVGTVQPVAEVGERCARAGVPLLVDAAQSAGRLDVPGGWSLLTASAHKWGGPAGVGVLAVRKGVRYRSPLPADDRESGRVPGFVNVPGAIAAAVALRAVRQEAARLNPLQHARIDRLRAELPGLVPDLAVLGDPERRLPHLLTFSCLYVDGEALLGELDRAGFAVSSGSSCTSSTLTPSHVLAAMGVLTEGNIRVSLPPDCTDADVELFLSVLPRAVAAVRSQLEPPAAGAGAARAGSAAAADGAEDGGGALVLDTLGRRCPIPVIELAKHFAGVPVGGLVAVLSDDEAARLDIPAWCEMRGQRYEGETPSDAYGPGGGSAYLVRRLS; from the coding sequence GTGCCGTACTTCGACGCCGCGTCCACCGCTCCGCTGCACCCGCTCGCCCGGCAGGCGCTGCTCTCCGCGCTCGACGAGGGCTGGGCCGACCCGGCCCGGCTGTACCGCGACGCGCGCCGGGCCCGGATGATGCTGGACGCCGCCCGGGAGACCGTCGCCGCGGAGCTGGGCGCCCGTCCGGACGAGGTGGTCTTCACCGCCTCCGGGACGCAGGCCAACCAGCTGGGCGTGCTGGGCGCACTCGCCGGGAATCACCGGAAAGGACTCCGCCTCGTACATTCCGCCGTAGAACACTCGTCCGTCCTGCACGCGGCGGAGCAGCACCAGGCGCGCGGCGGCAACGTCGCGGCGGTGCCGGTGGACCGGCTCGGCCGGGTCGATCCGGAGCGCTTCGCGCAGGAGCTGCTCCCCGGCACCGCGCTGGCCTGCCTGCAGGCGGCCAACCACGAGGTGGGCACGGTCCAGCCGGTGGCCGAGGTGGGCGAGCGGTGCGCGCGGGCCGGGGTGCCGCTGCTGGTGGACGCGGCCCAGTCGGCCGGGCGGCTGGACGTCCCCGGCGGCTGGTCGCTGCTGACCGCCTCCGCGCACAAGTGGGGCGGACCGGCCGGGGTGGGCGTGCTGGCGGTGCGCAAGGGCGTCCGCTACCGCTCGCCGCTGCCCGCGGACGACCGGGAGTCCGGCCGGGTGCCGGGCTTCGTGAACGTCCCCGGCGCGATCGCGGCGGCGGTGGCGCTGCGGGCCGTCCGGCAGGAGGCGGCGCGGCTGAACCCGCTGCAGCACGCCCGGATCGACCGGCTGCGGGCCGAGCTGCCCGGCCTGGTGCCGGATCTGGCCGTCCTGGGCGACCCGGAGCGGCGGCTGCCGCACCTGCTGACCTTCTCCTGCCTGTACGTGGACGGAGAGGCGCTGCTGGGCGAGCTGGACCGGGCGGGCTTCGCGGTGTCGTCCGGCTCCTCCTGCACCTCCAGCACGCTGACGCCGAGCCATGTGCTGGCGGCGATGGGCGTGCTGACCGAGGGCAACATCCGGGTGTCGCTGCCGCCGGACTGCACCGACGCGGACGTCGAGCTGTTCCTGTCGGTGCTGCCCCGGGCGGTGGCGGCGGTGCGCTCCCAGCTGGAGCCACCGGCGGCGGGCGCGGGGGCGGCTCGTGCGGGGTCGGCAGCGGCGGCGGACGGGGCGGAGGACGGCGGCGGGGCGCTGGTGCTGGACACGCTGGGGCGGCGCTGCCCGATCCCGGTGATCGAGCTGGCCAAGCACTTCGCCGGGGTGCCGGTCGGCGGCCTGGTCGCGGTGCTCTCCGACGACGAGGCCGCCCGGCTGGACATCCCCGCCTGGTGCGAGATGCGCGGCCAGCGCTACGAGGGCGAGACGCCTTCGGACGCCTACGGACCAGGCGGCGGCAGCGCCTACCTGGTCCGCAGGCTCAGCTAG
- a CDS encoding cytochrome c oxidase subunit II — protein sequence MSPNGSDRSPRRSMRRKLLSALTLGLVLATATGCSSSQLPRLGLPTPRDQQGKTVLFIWQSSWIAALAVGALVWGLILWSVIFHRRSRSKVEVPPQFRYNMPLEALFTIVPLIMVSVFFFYTARDENYLLKIDKPQHVINVVGFQWSWAFNYEHTVDPQHQSSTLTDNGPGAYDIGTPGHIPTLWLPQGQSVEFELTSRDVIHGFWPVDFLMKMDVIPGVVNKFEVTPTSLGTFAGKCTELCGVDHSQMLFNVKVVTPAQYEAHIAALRALGQSGAVPSGITTTGVNNAK from the coding sequence GTGAGTCCCAACGGCTCCGACCGCTCGCCGCGGCGCTCGATGCGGCGGAAGCTGCTTTCAGCGCTGACGCTGGGCCTCGTCCTTGCCACCGCCACCGGCTGCTCGTCCTCGCAACTGCCTCGGCTCGGCCTGCCCACTCCGCGTGACCAGCAGGGCAAGACGGTCCTCTTCATCTGGCAGAGCTCATGGATCGCGGCGCTGGCCGTCGGTGCCCTCGTCTGGGGTCTGATCCTGTGGAGCGTCATCTTCCACCGGCGCAGCCGCAGCAAGGTCGAGGTACCGCCGCAGTTCCGCTACAACATGCCGCTTGAGGCACTGTTCACCATCGTTCCGCTGATCATGGTGTCGGTGTTCTTCTTCTACACCGCGCGCGACGAGAACTACCTCCTCAAGATCGACAAGCCGCAGCACGTGATCAACGTGGTCGGCTTCCAGTGGAGCTGGGCGTTCAACTACGAGCACACGGTCGATCCGCAGCACCAGTCGAGCACGCTGACCGACAACGGGCCCGGCGCGTACGACATCGGTACCCCGGGCCACATTCCGACGCTGTGGCTTCCGCAGGGCCAGTCCGTCGAGTTCGAGCTGACCTCGCGTGACGTGATCCACGGTTTCTGGCCGGTTGACTTCCTGATGAAGATGGACGTCATTCCCGGTGTCGTGAACAAGTTCGAGGTGACGCCCACCTCGCTGGGCACCTTCGCCGGCAAGTGCACGGAGCTGTGCGGTGTCGACCACTCGCAGATGCTCTTCAACGTCAAGGTCGTCACCCCGGCGCAGTACGAAGCCCACATCGCAGCCCTGCGTGCGTTGGGCCAGAGCGGCGCGGTGCCCTCGGGCATCACGACCACGGGAGTGAACAACGCGAAATGA
- the ctaD gene encoding cytochrome c oxidase subunit I: protein MTILNEPQGLSGGTAAVGRKPALERKSGTQIIKWMTTTDHKTIGTLYLVTSFAFFLVGGVLALTMRAQLAQPNGQVLTNEQFNQAFTMHGTIMLLMFATPLFAGFTNWIMPLQIGAPDVAFPRLNMFAYWLYLFGSLIAVGGFLTPQGAADFGWFAYSPLSDAVRSPGVGADMWIMGLALSGFGTILGSVNFITTILCMRAPGMTMFRMPIFVWNVLLTAVLVLLAFPVLAAALLALEADRKFGAHVFDPANGGAILWQHLFWFFGHPEVYIIALPFFGIISEVVPVFSRKPMFGYQSLIAATIAIAGLSVTVWAHHMYVTGAVLLPFFSFMTFLIAVPTGVKFFNWIGTMWRGSLSFETPMLWTVGFLVTFVFGGLTGVLLASPPIDFHVSDSYFVVAHFHYVVFGTVVFAMFAGFHFWWPKMTGKMLDERLGKITFWTLFIGFHTTFLVQHWLGAEGMPRRYATYLPSDGFTTLNTISTIGSFLLGLSILPFLYNVWKTAKYGKKVEVDDPWGYGRSLEWATSCPPPRHNFLTLPRIRSESPAFDLHHPEIAAQDYLENHGEVPAHLVAALEAKSALEEKEAGDR, encoded by the coding sequence ATGACGATCCTCAACGAACCCCAGGGCCTCAGCGGCGGCACCGCTGCGGTGGGCCGGAAGCCCGCGCTCGAGCGCAAGTCCGGCACCCAGATCATCAAGTGGATGACCACCACTGACCACAAGACGATCGGCACCCTCTATCTGGTGACGTCGTTCGCGTTCTTCCTGGTCGGCGGTGTCCTGGCGCTCACCATGCGCGCCCAGCTGGCGCAGCCGAACGGCCAGGTCCTGACGAACGAGCAGTTCAACCAGGCGTTCACCATGCATGGCACGATCATGCTGCTGATGTTCGCCACCCCGCTGTTCGCGGGCTTCACCAACTGGATCATGCCGCTCCAGATCGGTGCCCCCGACGTCGCGTTCCCGCGGCTGAACATGTTCGCGTACTGGCTGTACCTGTTCGGCTCGCTGATCGCGGTGGGCGGCTTCCTCACCCCGCAGGGCGCGGCCGACTTCGGCTGGTTCGCCTACTCCCCGCTGTCGGACGCGGTCCGCTCGCCGGGCGTCGGCGCCGACATGTGGATCATGGGTCTGGCGCTGTCCGGCTTCGGTACGATCCTCGGCTCGGTGAACTTCATCACCACCATCCTGTGCATGCGCGCCCCCGGCATGACCATGTTCCGGATGCCGATCTTCGTCTGGAACGTCCTGCTCACGGCCGTTCTGGTGCTGCTCGCCTTCCCGGTGCTGGCCGCCGCGCTGCTGGCACTGGAAGCCGACAGAAAGTTCGGGGCGCACGTCTTCGACCCGGCGAACGGTGGGGCCATCCTCTGGCAGCACCTCTTCTGGTTCTTCGGACACCCAGAGGTGTACATCATCGCCCTGCCGTTCTTCGGCATCATCTCCGAAGTCGTGCCGGTCTTCTCGCGCAAGCCGATGTTCGGCTACCAGAGCCTGATCGCGGCGACCATCGCCATCGCAGGCCTGTCCGTGACCGTGTGGGCCCACCACATGTACGTCACCGGCGCGGTCCTGCTGCCGTTCTTCTCCTTCATGACGTTCCTGATCGCGGTTCCGACCGGCGTGAAGTTCTTCAACTGGATCGGCACCATGTGGCGGGGCTCGCTGAGCTTCGAGACCCCGATGCTGTGGACCGTCGGCTTCCTGGTGACCTTCGTCTTCGGCGGTCTGACGGGCGTGCTGCTGGCCTCCCCGCCGATCGACTTCCACGTCTCGGACTCCTACTTCGTGGTGGCGCACTTCCACTACGTGGTGTTCGGCACGGTCGTCTTCGCCATGTTCGCCGGGTTCCACTTCTGGTGGCCGAAGATGACGGGCAAGATGCTCGACGAGCGCCTCGGCAAGATCACCTTCTGGACGCTGTTCATCGGCTTCCACACCACCTTCCTGGTGCAGCACTGGCTGGGCGCCGAGGGCATGCCGCGTCGCTACGCGACCTACCTGCCCAGCGACGGCTTCACCACCCTGAACACCATCTCCACCATCGGCTCCTTCCTGCTCGGCCTGTCGATCCTGCCGTTCCTCTACAACGTCTGGAAGACCGCCAAGTACGGCAAGAAGGTCGAGGTCGACGACCCGTGGGGCTACGGCCGTTCGCTCGAGTGGGCGACCTCCTGCCCGCCGCCGCGGCACAACTTCCTCACCCTCCCGCGCATCCGCTCCGAGTCCCCGGCGTTCGACCTGCACCACCCGGAGATCGCGGCGCAGGACTACCTGGAGAACCACGGCGAGGTGCCCGCGCACCTGGTCGCCGCGCTCGAAGCCAAGTCCGCTCTGGAAGAGAAGGAGGCGGGTGACCGATGA
- a CDS encoding cytochrome c oxidase subunit 4, whose protein sequence is MREQGKIFFGFAVFVLGIAIWYGLWSHDPTGTTCLFLAFGLGAFIAFYLLFTARRVDTGAGDNPKAEVSDDAGVLGFFSPHSWMPLSLGIGGAMGFMGVIFGWWLLYFSLPIILIGIFGWVFEYYRGENQTQ, encoded by the coding sequence ATGAGGGAACAGGGCAAGATTTTCTTTGGCTTCGCCGTCTTCGTCCTCGGCATCGCCATCTGGTACGGCCTGTGGTCGCACGACCCGACGGGCACCACCTGCCTGTTCCTGGCCTTCGGGCTGGGCGCCTTCATCGCCTTCTACCTGCTGTTCACCGCACGCCGGGTGGACACGGGCGCGGGTGACAACCCCAAGGCCGAGGTCTCCGACGACGCCGGCGTGCTGGGCTTCTTCAGCCCGCACAGCTGGATGCCGCTGTCGCTCGGCATCGGCGGGGCCATGGGCTTCATGGGCGTCATCTTCGGCTGGTGGCTGCTGTACTTCTCCCTCCCCATCATCCTGATCGGCATCTTCGGTTGGGTCTTCGAGTACTACCGGGGCGAGAACCAGACCCAGTGA
- a CDS encoding Ig-like domain-containing protein, protein MRARTVVAATVLLAPLALCGCGGGGRTPDTVDASQLVRVSPQAPPRGAVDPSTQVVVSAVHGGRLTDVTVRSADGRMVPGAIAADDRSWRSSGTLSAGQRYTVQVSADDGDGARGTTSQQFATTPAGKTLGVELTPGDHAVYGVGEPVTATLSVPVHDPAARKVVESGLTVDSTPSVQGAWYWVDDKTLHFRPQGYWPAHATVSAAYDLGGRRIQGDLFAGPASRISFATGDKLLAVTDAASDYMTVYRNGEQINSIPVTTGKPGFDTRNGMKVVLEQEPEVLMDSSTVGIAPGSSNAYHLEVHWATRVTWSGEYVHAAPWSVDSQGVSNVSHGCTGMSMANAEWFFDTFHRGDLVQVVNSHGDDMAPFGNGYGDWNLSWAAWQKGSALHRVVQTAPAGAAATTVGFIRPVA, encoded by the coding sequence ATGAGGGCTCGTACTGTCGTGGCGGCCACGGTGCTCCTCGCTCCGCTGGCCCTGTGCGGATGCGGCGGGGGCGGGCGCACCCCGGACACGGTGGACGCCTCGCAGCTGGTCCGGGTGAGCCCGCAGGCGCCGCCCAGGGGCGCGGTGGACCCGTCCACCCAGGTGGTGGTCAGCGCGGTGCACGGCGGCCGGCTCACCGACGTCACGGTGCGCTCCGCCGACGGCAGGATGGTCCCCGGCGCCATCGCCGCCGACGACCGCAGCTGGCGCTCCAGCGGGACGCTGAGTGCCGGTCAGCGCTACACCGTGCAGGTGAGCGCGGACGACGGCGACGGCGCCCGCGGCACCACCAGCCAGCAGTTCGCCACCACCCCGGCCGGGAAGACCCTCGGCGTCGAGCTCACCCCGGGGGACCACGCCGTGTACGGCGTCGGCGAGCCCGTCACCGCCACGCTGAGCGTCCCGGTGCACGACCCGGCCGCCCGCAAGGTCGTCGAGAGCGGCCTGACCGTGGACTCCACCCCCTCCGTCCAGGGCGCCTGGTACTGGGTGGACGACAAGACCCTGCACTTCCGCCCGCAGGGCTACTGGCCGGCCCACGCGACCGTCAGCGCCGCGTACGACCTCGGCGGGCGGCGCATCCAGGGGGACCTGTTCGCCGGACCGGCCAGCAGGATCTCCTTCGCCACCGGTGACAAGCTGCTGGCGGTCACCGACGCGGCCAGCGACTACATGACCGTCTACCGCAACGGGGAGCAGATCAACAGCATCCCGGTCACCACCGGCAAGCCCGGCTTCGACACCCGCAACGGCATGAAGGTGGTGCTCGAACAGGAGCCGGAGGTGCTGATGGACTCCTCCACCGTCGGCATCGCGCCGGGCAGCAGCAACGCGTACCACCTGGAGGTGCACTGGGCCACCCGGGTCACCTGGAGCGGCGAGTACGTCCACGCCGCGCCCTGGTCGGTGGACTCGCAGGGGGTCTCCAACGTCAGCCACGGCTGCACCGGGATGAGCATGGCCAACGCCGAGTGGTTCTTCGACACCTTCCACCGCGGCGACCTGGTGCAGGTGGTGAACAGCCACGGGGACGACATGGCGCCCTTCGGAAACGGCTACGGCGACTGGAACCTCTCCTGGGCCGCCTGGCAGAAGGGCAGCGCGCTGCACCGGGTGGTGCAGACCGCCCCGGCCGGCGCCGCCGCCACCACCGTCGGCTTCATCCGCCCGGTGGCCTGA
- a CDS encoding cytochrome bc complex cytochrome b subunit, translating into MSTHTTPATEAHEELLGHSEVGVEQAHAGEKAADWVDGRLGIYGLAKANLRKIFPDHWSFMLGEICLYSFIIIILTGVYLTLFFQPSMADVVYHGSYTPLDGISMSQAYASTLNISFEVRGGLLIRQIHHWAAIVFVAAMLVHMMRVFFTGAFRKPREINWLFGFLLLFLGMFDGFMGYSLPDDLLSGTGIRFMEGAILSVPIVGSYIAMFLYGGPFPGDDIIPRFFTIHVLLIPGIMLGLLVAHLILVFYHKHTQFAGPGRTEKNVVGMPLMPVYMAKAGGFFFLVFGVIAFVSAIASVNPIWAYGPYRPDQVSTDAQPDWYMGFSEGLIRIMPGWEIRAWGHTLVLGVFIPLVVFGGVMMVIAAYPFLEGWVTGDKREHHILDRPRNAPIRTAFGVAWIAEYMILLVAGGNDLFATHFHLSINTITWTCRILFFVGPVIAFTITKRWCIGLQRNDREKLLHGRETGTIKRLPHGEFIEVHDQLPQGERFRLTAHEQYAPIELPSEVDENGVKRKVGVLTKLRAKLSQGYYGEAAQIPKPSVEEHREITSGHGHH; encoded by the coding sequence ATGAGCACTCACACCACACCGGCGACCGAGGCCCACGAGGAGCTCCTCGGCCACAGCGAGGTAGGCGTCGAACAGGCCCACGCCGGCGAGAAGGCGGCCGACTGGGTCGACGGCCGACTGGGCATCTACGGTCTGGCCAAGGCCAACCTGCGGAAGATCTTCCCGGACCACTGGTCCTTCATGCTCGGCGAGATCTGCCTCTACAGCTTCATCATCATCATCCTGACCGGCGTGTACCTCACGCTGTTCTTCCAGCCGAGCATGGCCGACGTCGTCTACCACGGCAGCTACACGCCGCTGGACGGCATCAGCATGTCGCAGGCGTACGCCTCGACGCTGAACATCAGCTTCGAGGTCCGCGGCGGCCTGCTCATCCGGCAGATCCACCACTGGGCGGCCATCGTCTTCGTGGCGGCCATGCTGGTCCACATGATGCGCGTCTTCTTCACCGGCGCCTTCCGCAAGCCCCGCGAGATCAACTGGCTCTTCGGGTTCCTGCTGCTGTTCCTGGGCATGTTCGACGGCTTCATGGGCTACTCCCTCCCGGACGACCTGCTGTCCGGCACGGGTATCCGCTTCATGGAGGGCGCGATCCTGTCGGTGCCGATCGTCGGCAGCTACATCGCCATGTTCCTGTACGGCGGCCCGTTCCCCGGCGACGACATCATCCCGCGCTTCTTCACCATCCACGTGCTGCTGATCCCGGGCATCATGCTGGGCCTGCTGGTGGCCCACCTGATCCTGGTCTTCTACCACAAGCACACCCAGTTCGCGGGCCCGGGACGGACCGAGAAGAACGTCGTCGGCATGCCGCTGATGCCGGTCTACATGGCCAAGGCCGGTGGCTTCTTCTTCCTGGTCTTCGGCGTCATCGCCTTCGTCTCGGCGATCGCCTCGGTCAACCCGATCTGGGCGTACGGCCCCTACCGTCCCGACCAGGTGTCCACCGACGCCCAGCCGGACTGGTACATGGGCTTCTCCGAGGGCCTGATCCGCATCATGCCGGGCTGGGAGATCCGGGCCTGGGGTCACACCCTGGTCCTGGGCGTCTTCATCCCGCTGGTGGTCTTCGGCGGCGTGATGATGGTCATCGCGGCCTACCCCTTCCTGGAGGGCTGGGTCACCGGTGACAAGCGCGAGCACCACATCCTGGACCGCCCGCGCAACGCCCCGATCCGCACCGCCTTCGGCGTGGCCTGGATCGCGGAGTACATGATCCTGCTGGTGGCGGGTGGCAACGACCTGTTCGCCACGCACTTCCACCTCTCGATCAACACCATCACCTGGACCTGCCGGATCCTCTTCTTCGTCGGCCCGGTGATCGCCTTCACGATCACCAAGCGCTGGTGCATCGGCCTCCAGCGCAACGACCGCGAGAAGCTGCTGCACGGCCGCGAGACGGGCACCATCAAGCGCCTGCCGCACGGTGAGTTCATCGAGGTCCACGACCAGCTGCCGCAGGGCGAGCGGTTCCGGCTCACGGCGCACGAGCAGTACGCGCCGATCGAGCTGCCGTCCGAGGTGGACGAGAACGGCGTCAAGCGCAAGGTCGGCGTGCTGACCAAGCTCCGGGCGAAGCTGTCCCAGGGCTACTACGGCGAGGCTGCGCAGATCCCCAAGCCGAGCGTCGAGGAGCACCGGGAGATCACCAGCGGCCACGGCCACCACTGA
- a CDS encoding ubiquinol-cytochrome c reductase iron-sulfur subunit has protein sequence MTSQDNMSEEHLPEATGHHGGAVAVHDDPFADPGLPPHEHRRTDIDERAARRAERQVASWFVLSMIATIGFIASYVAIKPSNGNGTTGVIFIFPIGHVSALNFALGTTLGVSLFAIGAGAVHWARTLMSDEEHIAERHPIESTPEVRAQVFSDFRTGAAESGFGRRKLIRNTMIGAMALVPLSAIILFRDLGPLPGNKLEVTDWSAGKLLMNMNTNTPLKPSDIEVGSLTFAMPPGLDPDNPTADPDFQEVIATSALMLVRMQPSDIKDAKSASWGYDGVLAFSKICTHVGCPISLYEQQTHHVLCPCHQSTFDLSDGGRVIFGPAGHPLPQLRISVNADGYFEALGDFNVPVGPGFWERSA, from the coding sequence ATGACGAGCCAGGACAACATGTCTGAAGAACACCTGCCGGAGGCCACAGGCCACCACGGCGGAGCAGTCGCCGTACACGACGACCCCTTCGCCGACCCGGGGCTGCCGCCCCATGAGCACCGCCGCACCGACATCGACGAGCGGGCCGCCCGACGGGCCGAGCGCCAGGTTGCCTCGTGGTTCGTGCTGTCGATGATCGCCACGATCGGCTTCATCGCCTCCTACGTGGCGATCAAGCCGTCCAACGGCAACGGCACCACCGGTGTCATCTTCATCTTCCCGATCGGTCACGTCAGCGCGCTGAACTTCGCGCTCGGCACCACCCTCGGCGTCTCCCTGTTCGCCATCGGCGCGGGCGCGGTCCACTGGGCCCGCACGCTGATGTCGGACGAGGAGCACATCGCCGAGCGGCACCCGATCGAGTCCACCCCCGAGGTGCGGGCGCAGGTCTTCTCCGACTTCCGCACGGGTGCGGCCGAGAGCGGCTTCGGCCGGCGCAAGCTGATCCGCAACACGATGATCGGCGCCATGGCGCTGGTCCCGCTGTCGGCGATCATCCTGTTCCGCGACCTGGGCCCGCTGCCGGGCAACAAGCTCGAGGTGACCGACTGGTCCGCGGGCAAGCTGCTCATGAACATGAACACCAACACCCCGCTGAAGCCCTCCGACATCGAGGTCGGCTCGCTGACCTTCGCCATGCCGCCCGGCCTCGACCCGGACAACCCGACCGCGGACCCGGACTTCCAGGAGGTCATTGCGACCTCGGCGCTGATGCTGGTCCGTATGCAGCCCTCCGACATCAAGGACGCCAAGTCCGCGTCCTGGGGCTACGACGGCGTCCTCGCCTTCTCGAAGATCTGCACCCACGTCGGCTGCCCGATCAGCCTCTACGAGCAGCAGACGCACCACGTCCTCTGCCCGTGCCACCAGTCGACCTTCGACCTCTCCGACGGCGGACGCGTGATCTTCGGCCCGGCCGGGCACCCCCTGCCGCAGCTGCGGATCTCCGTCAACGCCGACGGTTACTTCGAGGCCCTGGGCGACTTCAACGTGCCCGTCGGCCCGGGCTTCTGGGAGCGCAGCGCATGA
- a CDS encoding c-type cytochrome, which translates to MKKLSARRRHPLAALVVLLFALATTGGLYAAFAPTSSAQADTSQSLAIEQGKKLFQVGCSSCHGLNGQGTKDGPSLVGVGSAAVDFQVGTGRMPAQQPGPQIPSKKVIYNQAQIDQMAAYVATLGPGPSIPTASQYAPGNVAAGGELFRTNCAQCHNFAGSGGALSEGKYAPPLKGVSAKHIYEAMLTGPQNMPAFPDTTLPQQQKQDILAFVTHTTDQAKNPNYGGLSLGSLGPVTEGLFGWIFALGALIGFAIWIAARTPKAKKS; encoded by the coding sequence GTGAAAAAGCTCTCCGCACGACGGCGCCACCCGCTGGCAGCGCTCGTCGTCCTACTCTTTGCGCTGGCGACCACCGGGGGGCTGTACGCCGCGTTCGCGCCGACCAGCAGTGCGCAGGCCGACACCAGCCAGTCCCTGGCGATCGAGCAGGGCAAGAAGCTGTTCCAGGTCGGCTGCTCCAGCTGCCACGGTCTGAACGGCCAAGGCACCAAGGACGGCCCGAGCCTGGTGGGCGTGGGAAGCGCCGCCGTGGACTTCCAGGTCGGCACCGGCCGTATGCCGGCCCAGCAGCCCGGTCCGCAGATCCCCTCCAAGAAGGTGATCTACAACCAGGCGCAGATCGACCAGATGGCGGCCTATGTCGCCACCCTGGGCCCTGGCCCGTCCATCCCCACCGCCAGTCAGTACGCCCCGGGCAATGTGGCCGCGGGCGGGGAGCTGTTCCGTACCAACTGCGCGCAGTGCCACAACTTCGCGGGCTCCGGCGGCGCGCTCTCGGAGGGCAAGTACGCGCCCCCTCTGAAGGGCGTGAGCGCCAAGCACATCTACGAGGCCATGCTGACCGGGCCGCAGAACATGCCCGCCTTCCCGGACACGACCCTGCCCCAGCAGCAGAAGCAGGACATCCTCGCCTTCGTCACGCACACGACGGACCAGGCGAAGAACCCCAACTACGGTGGTCTCTCCCTGGGCTCCCTCGGTCCGGTGACTGAGGGTCTCTTCGGCTGGATCTTCGCGCTGGGCGCCCTGATCGGCTTCGCCATCTGGATCGCTGCCCGCACCCCCAAGGCCAAGAAGTCATGA